The following are encoded together in the Falsiruegeria litorea R37 genome:
- a CDS encoding TIGR01244 family sulfur transferase, with the protein MDIRPITDRYSVSPQISVEDVPAIAEAGYTKVICNRPNVEVPPSHQADAIEQAVRAAGMEFEVLELTHQTMTPNNVARQREMADCGSGKVLAYCASGTRCSVVWALGQCQDLAPDEILSKTAAAGYQLDGLRPTLEQLRKG; encoded by the coding sequence ATGGATATTCGACCGATCACCGACCGCTATTCCGTCTCGCCGCAAATCTCGGTAGAGGACGTCCCTGCCATCGCCGAGGCGGGCTATACCAAAGTCATCTGCAACCGCCCAAATGTCGAGGTGCCACCAAGCCATCAGGCGGATGCCATCGAACAAGCGGTGCGCGCGGCCGGAATGGAGTTCGAGGTACTGGAACTGACCCATCAGACCATGACGCCGAACAATGTGGCCCGCCAACGCGAGATGGCGGATTGTGGATCAGGTAAGGTTCTCGCCTACTGCGCTTCTGGCACGCGCTGTTCGGTGGTTTGGGCCTTGGGCCAATGTCAGGATTTGGCACCGGACGAAATCTTGTCCAAAACCGCTGCGGCTGGGTATCAGCTTGACGGCTTGCGCCCTACGCTTGAGCAACTGCGCAAGGGCTGA
- a CDS encoding sensor histidine kinase has translation MASLNVLVLVCLGYVALLFLVAFAADRLAATGRSTWLRSPLIYTLSLSIYCTAWTFYGAVGYAARSGLEFVTIYVGPTLVMIGWWWGLRKLVRVGRSQRVTSIADLISSRYGKSNTLAICVTILAVISVTPYIALQLQSITLSFSIFAEADPNNSYNEIASVFWVAAGLAVFAILFGTRNLDANERHHGVVTAVAIEAVVKLIALLAVGIFVVWGVAGGVGDTMARIDASEIGQWNIDRGRWATITFLAAAAFVCLPRMFQVMVVENDDERHLRTAAWAFPLYLLLMSLFVIPIAVVGLDLMPEGANPDLFVLTVPLSQGQQGLAMLSFLGGFSSATSMVIVAAMALSTMVSNHIVMPIWLSSRGSGASVSGDVRSIVLLARRVSIAVIMALGYFYYRLSGGGAALAAIGLIAFAGIAQILPALVGGLFWRGATRTGALAGLTVGFVLWLYTLLLPGIGGEVMPAAVMENGLFGLSWLKPQALFGIDGLDPMVHSVMWSLSLNAAAFCVVSLFGFPSPIERLQAAQFVNVFEHSAGPRGWVGSVAQSEDLMIMSQRILGAREAQVFFHAEAQRQGGRGHLPEPTPMFLQRLERELAGSVGAATAHAMIGQIVGGSSVSVEDLLAVADESAQLLEYSSQLEAKSDELSRTAHQLREANEKLTQISLQKDNFLSQVSHELRTPMTSIRAFSEILRDTEGLQPEEQTRYATIIHDEALRLTRLLDDLLDLSVLENGQVNLNMGEGMLAEVLDRAVSTAMTGASRDMRILRNETNERVPVHSDLDRLTQVFINLIANARKYCDATAPELSIRVHEVGGKVVVDMIDNGSGIPRDSRKLVFEKFARVSAERAGGAGLGLAICREIMQRLGGDITYLNGHQGAAFRVSFPSGYQLAAQ, from the coding sequence ATGGCCTCGCTCAATGTACTTGTGTTGGTGTGCCTGGGCTATGTGGCCCTGCTGTTTCTGGTGGCCTTTGCCGCTGACAGACTGGCGGCCACGGGGCGCAGCACCTGGTTGCGTTCCCCGTTGATCTATACTCTGTCGCTGTCGATCTATTGCACGGCTTGGACGTTCTATGGCGCTGTCGGATACGCCGCACGGTCGGGGCTGGAGTTTGTGACCATCTATGTCGGCCCGACCCTGGTTATGATCGGTTGGTGGTGGGGCCTGCGCAAGTTGGTGCGCGTCGGGCGCAGCCAGCGTGTTACCTCGATCGCGGACCTGATTTCGTCGCGCTACGGCAAGTCGAACACACTGGCGATCTGTGTGACCATTCTCGCCGTCATCAGCGTGACGCCCTACATTGCGCTGCAATTGCAGTCGATCACGCTGTCATTTTCGATTTTTGCCGAAGCTGACCCCAACAATTCCTACAACGAAATTGCCAGCGTGTTCTGGGTCGCGGCGGGGCTTGCGGTCTTTGCCATTCTGTTCGGCACCCGAAACCTGGATGCCAACGAACGCCACCATGGCGTTGTCACGGCGGTGGCGATCGAGGCGGTGGTCAAGCTGATTGCCCTGTTGGCCGTGGGGATCTTTGTTGTCTGGGGGGTTGCTGGTGGCGTTGGCGATACGATGGCCCGCATTGACGCATCCGAGATCGGGCAATGGAACATCGACCGTGGCCGATGGGCGACGATCACCTTTCTGGCCGCAGCAGCCTTTGTCTGCCTGCCGCGCATGTTTCAGGTGATGGTGGTCGAAAACGATGACGAGCGGCACCTGCGCACCGCCGCCTGGGCCTTTCCCCTTTATCTGCTTCTTATGAGTCTCTTTGTGATTCCCATCGCTGTCGTGGGGCTTGATCTGATGCCCGAAGGGGCGAACCCGGACCTGTTTGTTTTGACTGTGCCGCTGTCTCAGGGACAGCAGGGTTTGGCGATGCTGTCGTTTCTGGGTGGATTTTCCTCGGCCACGTCGATGGTGATTGTGGCGGCCATGGCCCTGTCGACCATGGTGTCGAACCACATCGTAATGCCGATCTGGCTCAGCTCGCGGGGCTCGGGGGCGTCGGTGTCGGGTGATGTGCGGTCCATCGTTTTGCTGGCGCGCCGGGTGTCCATCGCCGTGATCATGGCGCTTGGCTATTTCTATTACCGCCTGTCGGGTGGTGGTGCGGCTTTGGCGGCCATCGGCCTGATCGCCTTTGCCGGGATCGCTCAGATCCTTCCAGCTCTGGTGGGCGGGTTGTTCTGGCGGGGGGCCACGCGCACCGGTGCCTTGGCCGGGCTGACGGTTGGCTTTGTGCTATGGCTTTATACCCTGCTGTTGCCAGGAATCGGGGGCGAGGTGATGCCTGCGGCGGTGATGGAAAATGGCCTTTTTGGTTTGAGCTGGCTGAAGCCGCAGGCGCTCTTTGGCATCGACGGGTTGGACCCGATGGTGCATTCAGTGATGTGGAGCCTGTCGCTCAACGCTGCTGCTTTTTGTGTCGTGTCACTCTTTGGCTTTCCCAGCCCCATCGAACGGTTGCAGGCGGCGCAATTCGTCAATGTCTTTGAACATTCCGCTGGTCCGCGTGGCTGGGTCGGCTCCGTGGCCCAAAGCGAGGATCTGATGATCATGTCGCAGCGCATCCTGGGCGCGCGCGAGGCGCAGGTGTTCTTTCACGCCGAGGCACAGCGCCAGGGCGGGCGCGGGCATTTGCCCGAACCGACACCGATGTTCTTGCAGCGGCTTGAGCGCGAGTTGGCGGGGTCTGTTGGCGCTGCAACGGCACATGCGATGATCGGGCAGATCGTGGGCGGCTCGTCCGTCTCGGTCGAGGATCTTCTGGCCGTGGCCGATGAATCGGCGCAGTTGCTGGAATATTCCAGCCAGCTTGAGGCGAAGTCGGATGAGCTCAGCCGCACTGCGCATCAGCTGCGCGAAGCCAACGAGAAGCTGACACAGATCTCGCTGCAAAAGGACAATTTCCTGAGCCAAGTGAGCCATGAGTTGCGCACGCCCATGACCTCGATCCGGGCGTTTTCGGAAATTCTGCGCGACACCGAAGGGCTGCAGCCCGAAGAGCAGACGCGCTATGCCACGATCATTCATGACGAGGCGCTGCGGCTGACGCGATTGTTGGATGACCTGCTGGATCTAAGCGTGCTTGAAAACGGGCAGGTGAACCTGAACATGGGCGAGGGAATGCTGGCTGAGGTTCTGGACCGGGCTGTGTCCACGGCCATGACCGGGGCCTCGCGCGACATGCGTATTCTTCGCAATGAAACGAACGAACGCGTTCCGGTGCATTCGGATCTGGACCGGTTGACCCAGGTGTTCATCAACCTGATCGCCAACGCGCGCAAATACTGTGATGCGACCGCTCCGGAACTGTCGATCCGCGTGCACGAGGTTGGCGGCAAGGTGGTTGTCGATATGATCGACAACGGCAGTGGCATCCCACGCGATTCCCGTAAGCTGGTGTTCGAAAAATTTGCTCGCGTCAGCGCCGAACGGGCCGGGGGCGCGGGGCTGGGTCTGGCCATTTGCCGTGAAATCATGCAGCGCCTGGGTGGCGATATCACCTATCTCAATGGGCATCAGGGCGCAGCGTTCCGCGTGAGCTTCCCTTCGGGTTACCAACTTGCTGCGCAATAG
- a CDS encoding MBL fold metallo-hydrolase — protein MTPFVKAFFDEATFTVSYLVREPEGRACAIIDSVLDYDQAAGRTDTSSADEIIRYVRDNDLKVEWLLESHVHADHLSAAPYLQEQLGGKIGIGRNITVVQDTFGKVFNEGTEFQRDGSQFDALFRQGDSFHIGQMRGDVLETPGHTPACLTYVIEDAAFVGDTLFMPDFGTARCDFPGGSSETLYQSIQKILALPDETRIFVGHDYKAPGRDEFAWETTVGEQKALNIHIGQGRPIEEFVEMRDARDATLAMPRLILPSLQVNMRGGRMPEPDEQGDVFLKVPINKL, from the coding sequence ATGACACCATTCGTGAAGGCCTTTTTCGACGAGGCAACATTCACCGTGTCGTACCTGGTGCGAGAGCCCGAGGGGCGGGCCTGTGCCATCATCGACAGCGTGCTCGACTATGATCAGGCCGCAGGGCGGACGGACACGTCTTCGGCGGATGAAATCATTCGCTATGTGCGTGACAATGACCTTAAGGTGGAATGGCTGCTGGAGAGCCATGTGCACGCCGATCATCTATCCGCCGCACCTTACTTGCAGGAACAACTGGGTGGTAAGATCGGCATCGGTCGCAACATCACAGTCGTGCAGGACACATTCGGAAAGGTGTTCAACGAAGGCACCGAATTTCAACGCGACGGCAGCCAGTTCGACGCATTGTTTCGCCAGGGAGACAGTTTCCACATCGGACAGATGCGCGGTGACGTGTTGGAAACACCCGGCCATACGCCTGCTTGTTTGACTTATGTGATCGAAGACGCGGCTTTTGTCGGGGACACGCTGTTCATGCCTGATTTCGGCACCGCGCGCTGTGATTTCCCCGGCGGTTCATCCGAAACGCTCTATCAGTCGATTCAGAAGATCCTGGCTCTCCCCGACGAAACCCGCATCTTTGTCGGCCACGATTACAAGGCACCAGGCCGGGATGAATTCGCTTGGGAGACCACAGTGGGCGAGCAAAAGGCGCTGAACATTCATATCGGCCAAGGTCGTCCAATCGAAGAGTTTGTCGAAATGCGCGACGCCCGCGACGCGACGCTGGCCATGCCGCGACTGATCCTGCCATCGCTGCAAGTGAACATGCGTGGCGGTCGCATGCCAGAGCCGGACGAACAAGGGGACGTCTTCCTCAAGGTGCCGATCAACAAACTTTGA
- the modC gene encoding molybdenum ABC transporter ATP-binding protein, with protein sequence MSLCLTIKHQLADFALDVSFEAPRGITALFGASGTGKTSVVNAVSGLLKPDQGRIILDGEPIFDTAMKINIPPHKRRLGYVFQDGRLFPHLSVRQNLMYGARFAPPDAAGPTFDEVIELLGIAPLLDRRPGPLSGGEKQRVAIGRALLSHPRMLLMDEPLAALDSARKEEILPFLEKLREQTDIPTLYVSHSVAEVARLATSVVMLDNGRVTQAGPAEKVLSDPATVRQLGLREAGSILPATVHFHHPDGLTELSVSGGRLFLPKIDQAEGSATRVRILAHDIMVAGSYPKDISALNILPGEITSLRQGSGPGMIVQIKCGDDFILARITRRSAESMSLKPGAHVHAVIKAVAVARVDVATR encoded by the coding sequence ATGAGCTTATGCCTGACCATAAAGCACCAACTGGCCGATTTCGCTTTGGATGTCAGCTTTGAGGCGCCACGCGGCATAACGGCGCTTTTTGGTGCCTCGGGCACAGGGAAAACCAGCGTCGTCAATGCGGTATCGGGCCTTTTGAAGCCGGATCAGGGGCGTATCATCCTGGACGGTGAGCCGATTTTCGACACGGCGATGAAGATCAACATCCCCCCGCACAAACGCCGCCTGGGTTATGTCTTTCAAGATGGCCGCCTGTTTCCGCACCTGTCTGTACGCCAAAACCTGATGTACGGCGCACGCTTTGCCCCGCCGGACGCTGCTGGACCAACCTTTGACGAAGTCATCGAACTTTTGGGCATCGCCCCCTTGCTCGACCGCAGACCGGGACCGCTGTCAGGCGGTGAAAAGCAACGGGTTGCCATTGGTCGTGCCCTGCTTTCGCACCCACGCATGTTGCTGATGGACGAACCTCTCGCAGCGCTGGACAGCGCCCGCAAAGAAGAGATTTTGCCGTTTCTGGAAAAATTGCGTGAACAGACCGACATTCCCACGCTTTATGTCAGCCATTCGGTGGCCGAGGTCGCGCGTCTGGCCACGTCCGTCGTCATGCTGGACAATGGGCGGGTCACGCAGGCGGGCCCCGCCGAAAAAGTGCTGTCGGACCCGGCTACGGTGCGGCAGTTGGGCCTGCGGGAGGCGGGCTCTATTCTGCCCGCAACGGTTCACTTTCATCACCCGGATGGGCTGACCGAACTCAGCGTTTCCGGCGGGCGGCTGTTCCTGCCAAAAATTGACCAAGCCGAAGGCAGCGCAACCCGTGTGCGCATCCTGGCCCATGACATCATGGTCGCCGGAAGTTACCCCAAAGACATCTCGGCCCTCAACATCCTGCCGGGAGAGATCACGTCACTCCGCCAGGGCAGCGGACCCGGGATGATCGTGCAAATCAAATGCGGTGATGACTTCATCTTGGCGCGCATCACGCGCCGCTCGGCAGAATCAATGTCCCTGAAACCGGGTGCGCATGTTCATGCCGTTATCAAGGCGGTGGCCGTGGCGCGCGTGGATGTTGCCACGCGCTGA
- a CDS encoding helix-turn-helix transcriptional regulator has translation MARDTLTGSRIRERRMIAGLRQADLARQVGISASYLNLIEHNRRRIGGKLLVNIATELGVEPSMLTEGAEAALIATLKEAAADAGAVAAEVDRAEEFAGRFPGWAEVLAQEHRRAGGLERTVETLSDRLTHDPHLAASLHEVLSTAAAIRSTASILAETGELEPEWRDRFHRNINQDAERLAESSKALVTYLDESDSSEERRGVPLEEAEAFIAAQGHHFPALEAGGAVGDQKLSGLSSSAAQTIAREMLSIYLADARAMPLADFMAAVERHGIDPLTLSREFHVDMPAVFRRLASLPQGALPQDVGLVVCDASGSILFRKSIPGFALPRYGESCPLWPLFTALNRPLVPIRRRVSQLGRTAGEFDCLAVSWPQEMPGFDRDPVYRSIMLILPVPAAQTGGEDAQPVGSSCRVCPRDACGARREPSILSQGF, from the coding sequence ATGGCACGTGACACGCTGACCGGCAGCCGAATACGAGAGCGCAGGATGATCGCGGGTTTGCGTCAGGCAGATCTTGCACGACAGGTGGGTATTTCCGCCTCATATCTCAACCTCATTGAACACAACAGGCGCAGAATCGGCGGCAAATTGCTGGTGAATATCGCCACAGAGCTGGGTGTCGAACCCTCGATGCTGACCGAAGGGGCCGAGGCGGCGTTGATTGCCACACTGAAAGAGGCGGCAGCAGATGCCGGTGCCGTCGCCGCCGAGGTGGACCGGGCCGAAGAGTTCGCAGGCCGTTTCCCCGGTTGGGCAGAGGTTCTGGCACAAGAGCATCGCCGCGCCGGGGGGCTGGAGCGGACGGTAGAAACGCTGTCGGACCGGCTGACCCATGACCCACATCTGGCAGCCTCGTTGCACGAAGTCCTGTCAACCGCTGCCGCCATCCGCTCGACCGCGTCGATTCTGGCCGAAACCGGAGAGCTGGAGCCGGAATGGCGCGATCGCTTCCATCGCAACATCAATCAGGATGCCGAGCGTCTGGCCGAAAGCTCCAAGGCGCTGGTGACCTATCTTGATGAAAGCGACAGCAGCGAAGAGCGGCGTGGTGTTCCGCTGGAAGAGGCCGAGGCCTTTATTGCCGCACAAGGCCATCACTTCCCCGCGCTCGAGGCCGGAGGCGCCGTTGGGGATCAGAAGCTGAGCGGGTTGTCGTCCTCGGCCGCACAAACCATCGCACGCGAGATGCTGAGCATCTATCTGGCCGATGCACGCGCCATGCCCTTGGCCGATTTCATGGCGGCAGTGGAACGGCACGGGATCGACCCGCTGACCCTGTCGCGCGAATTTCACGTGGACATGCCCGCCGTGTTCCGCCGTCTTGCCAGCCTGCCGCAAGGCGCGTTGCCTCAGGACGTGGGGCTGGTGGTCTGTGACGCGTCTGGCAGTATTCTGTTTCGCAAATCGATCCCCGGATTTGCCTTGCCGCGCTATGGCGAAAGCTGCCCGTTGTGGCCACTCTTTACGGCGCTCAATCGACCATTGGTGCCGATCCGCAGGCGGGTGTCGCAATTGGGGCGCACGGCAGGCGAGTTCGACTGCCTTGCCGTTTCCTGGCCACAAGAGATGCCGGGCTTTGACCGCGATCCGGTGTACCGTTCGATCATGTTGATCCTGCCGGTGCCGGCGGCTCAAACCGGGGGGGAAGATGCGCAACCTGTTGGCAGCAGCTGCCGCGTGTGTCCCCGTGACGCCTGTGGCGCACGCCGCGAACCCTCTATTCTGTCACAAGGGTTTTGA
- a CDS encoding substrate-binding protein: MTKSDVTRRGVLKSGAVAGAGVALPTIFTASSAAAYTNEPTGGSVTLGFNVPQTGPYADEGNDELLAQQLAVEHLNGEGDGGCLNTFTSKALKGNGILGKKVEFVTGDTQTKSDAARASAKSMIEKDGAIMINGGSSSGVAVAVQGLCQEAGVIFMAGLTHANDTTGKDKKANGFRHFFNAYMSGAALAPVLAAEMGKERRAYHLTADYNWGWTQEESIVASTEAMGWETVNTVKTPLASTDFSSYIAPVLNSGADVLVLNHYGGNMVNSLTNAIQFGLLDKVVNNKDFKIVVPLYSELMAAGAGENIKGVLGSMNWNWQLQDEGTKAFVKSFGEKYGKPPSNSAQTCYAQVLLYADACERAGTFNPCGVAEALEGFEFDGLGNGKTLYRADDHQCFKDVLVVRGALNPTNAYDTLEIVEVTPVEQVTYAPDHPMFAGGDLGKCNPGA; the protein is encoded by the coding sequence ATGACCAAATCTGATGTCACACGTCGTGGCGTGCTGAAATCCGGTGCCGTTGCGGGCGCTGGTGTTGCACTACCGACGATCTTTACCGCCTCGTCTGCGGCTGCTTACACAAACGAACCCACAGGCGGTTCTGTCACTCTGGGCTTCAACGTGCCGCAAACCGGTCCCTATGCGGATGAAGGAAACGATGAACTGCTGGCACAGCAGCTCGCGGTCGAGCATCTGAACGGCGAAGGCGACGGCGGCTGCCTGAACACCTTCACCTCGAAGGCGCTCAAGGGCAACGGCATCCTGGGCAAGAAGGTCGAGTTCGTCACCGGCGACACTCAGACCAAATCGGACGCAGCTCGCGCATCGGCCAAGTCGATGATCGAAAAAGACGGCGCGATCATGATTAATGGCGGCTCGTCCTCGGGCGTGGCTGTTGCGGTTCAGGGCCTGTGCCAAGAAGCAGGCGTTATCTTCATGGCGGGTCTCACACACGCCAACGACACCACCGGCAAGGACAAGAAGGCAAACGGCTTCCGTCACTTCTTTAACGCCTATATGTCGGGTGCCGCGCTGGCGCCGGTGCTGGCGGCCGAGATGGGCAAGGAACGTCGCGCCTATCACCTGACGGCTGACTACAACTGGGGCTGGACCCAGGAAGAGTCGATTGTGGCCTCGACCGAAGCCATGGGCTGGGAAACCGTGAACACGGTGAAAACCCCGCTCGCATCGACCGACTTCTCGTCCTACATCGCGCCGGTTCTGAACTCGGGCGCGGACGTGCTGGTTCTGAACCACTACGGCGGCAACATGGTCAACTCGCTGACCAACGCGATCCAGTTCGGCCTGCTCGACAAGGTCGTGAACAACAAGGACTTCAAGATCGTTGTTCCGCTGTATTCGGAACTGATGGCCGCCGGTGCGGGTGAAAACATCAAAGGCGTTCTGGGATCGATGAACTGGAACTGGCAGCTGCAGGACGAAGGCACCAAGGCATTCGTCAAGTCGTTCGGCGAGAAGTACGGCAAGCCGCCGTCAAACTCGGCTCAGACCTGCTATGCACAGGTTCTGCTCTATGCTGACGCGTGTGAGCGTGCGGGCACCTTCAACCCCTGTGGTGTTGCTGAAGCTCTGGAAGGCTTTGAGTTCGATGGTCTGGGCAACGGCAAGACGCTGTATCGTGCCGACGACCACCAGTGCTTCAAGGATGTGCTGGTTGTGCGCGGGGCCCTGAACCCGACCAACGCCTATGACACGCTGGAAATCGTCGAAGTGACGCCGGTCGAGCAGGTCACCTATGCGCCTGATCACCCGATGTTCGCCGGTGGCGACTTGGGCAAGTGTAATCCGGGCGCATAA
- a CDS encoding response regulator transcription factor: MSRRVMLVEDEPNITEAIRFLLIRDGWEVETHADGTDAVEVISSAKPDLVILDVMLPGKSGMEILTELRARDDLQGLPVLMLTARGQSRDRDLAEKAGVSRFMTKPFSNSEVLTAVRDLHAQATQT; this comes from the coding sequence ATGAGCCGACGCGTAATGTTGGTCGAGGATGAACCGAACATCACCGAAGCAATCCGTTTTCTGTTGATCCGCGACGGGTGGGAGGTCGAAACCCACGCCGACGGCACAGACGCGGTCGAGGTGATCAGTTCCGCCAAGCCGGATCTGGTTATTCTGGATGTGATGTTACCGGGCAAAAGCGGGATGGAGATCCTGACGGAACTGCGCGCGCGCGACGATTTGCAGGGGTTGCCGGTGCTGATGCTGACGGCGCGTGGTCAATCCCGCGACCGGGATTTGGCCGAAAAGGCGGGCGTCAGCCGTTTCATGACCAAGCCGTTTTCCAACTCCGAAGTGCTGACGGCGGTGCGGGATCTGCACGCTCAGGCCACGCAGACATGA
- a CDS encoding DUF2312 domain-containing protein — MEESQAEANYRVTAGELRQFVERMERLEAEKKDIAEQQKEVMAEAKARGYDTKVMRKVIALRKRDKDDIAEEEAVLEMYKEALGM, encoded by the coding sequence ATGGAAGAGTCCCAGGCCGAAGCCAACTACCGCGTGACCGCAGGAGAATTGCGCCAGTTCGTCGAACGGATGGAGCGGTTGGAGGCCGAAAAAAAGGACATCGCCGAGCAGCAGAAAGAGGTGATGGCCGAAGCCAAGGCTCGCGGCTACGACACCAAGGTGATGCGCAAGGTCATCGCCCTGCGCAAGCGTGACAAGGACGACATCGCCGAAGAAGAGGCGGTTCTGGAAATGTACAAAGAAGCTTTGGGCATGTGA
- a CDS encoding YeeE/YedE family protein: MPMDWIWGLIGGLLIGTGGAVLLLGNGRVMGASGILGGLVDRSGWSTAAERAAFVIGVIATPLLMIQMLGVQADTHLTSNWVVVIAAGLLVGAGTRIANGCTSGHGVCGISRFSLRGFVATVFYILAGGLTLVLFRHILGVI; the protein is encoded by the coding sequence ATGCCAATGGATTGGATATGGGGGCTGATCGGCGGGCTGCTGATCGGCACCGGCGGAGCGGTTCTGCTCTTGGGCAACGGCCGGGTGATGGGGGCCAGTGGCATCCTGGGCGGCCTTGTGGATCGGTCAGGTTGGAGCACAGCGGCCGAGCGCGCCGCATTTGTGATTGGGGTCATCGCGACGCCATTGCTGATGATCCAAATGCTTGGAGTGCAGGCCGACACGCATTTGACCTCGAACTGGGTCGTAGTGATTGCGGCGGGCCTGCTGGTTGGTGCAGGCACCCGGATCGCTAACGGCTGCACTTCGGGACATGGTGTTTGCGGCATCTCGCGCTTTTCGCTGCGTGGCTTCGTAGCAACCGTCTTTTACATCCTCGCGGGCGGACTGACGCTGGTTCTGTTCCGCCACATTCTGGGGGTGATCTGA
- a CDS encoding DUF6691 family protein, which produces MRMLISLLSGSLFGAGLLLSGMTDTTKVQGWLDVFGAWDPTLAFVMGGAILPMLVAWQLTTRSAPLTGGTFPDLPRPELDHRLITGSVLFGMGWGLAGLCPGPAMASLTFGGAGGLIFMLSMLAGMSFAPKLGSQLDRLAAAT; this is translated from the coding sequence ATGCGAATGCTGATTTCCCTTTTGTCGGGGTCTCTCTTCGGTGCTGGCCTTTTGCTGTCCGGCATGACCGACACAACCAAAGTCCAAGGGTGGCTTGATGTGTTTGGTGCTTGGGATCCGACGTTGGCCTTCGTCATGGGAGGCGCGATCCTGCCCATGCTTGTCGCGTGGCAATTGACCACCCGCAGCGCCCCACTGACCGGAGGCACTTTCCCCGATCTGCCGCGGCCCGAGTTGGATCACCGCCTGATCACCGGCTCGGTTCTTTTTGGTATGGGCTGGGGACTGGCGGGCCTTTGCCCGGGACCCGCAATGGCGTCGCTGACTTTTGGTGGCGCGGGTGGGCTGATTTTCATGCTGTCAATGCTGGCGGGCATGAGTTTTGCGCCAAAACTCGGCTCGCAACTGGACAGACTCGCTGCTGCCACATAA
- a CDS encoding FliM/FliN family flagellar motor C-terminal domain-containing protein, whose translation METETTIQRKLAVARDEGQGAPRSILRAMRLGLARAAADTLDLSMTVIGATQCRRTQDGLQDTVPQDRLYVLMSGPEGLLGAACFDRVCVTSVIQQQTMGTVFSVPEGERAFTGTDAAMIAPLIDAFLPRARDLSEAVLDRLCLDGYQYAIRAEDRRNLILSLEYESFRLFDLTVEIGGGVAQGQITLILPDQPEPADETLDGNSEMSGLEKSFGVMRAELTAVISRVQLPLSAFAGMQPGDLLPLIGDKLDKTEVLTIEGKKIAVGRLGQCRGMRALRLNERLPELEPPNPDAGFSEHGTPETAPLTLVDPDIIEHSSSVEVAADTLDGGDMGRVAGTRPLTETDQNFAHLSPEQAVAEISELAGLPAGSDELDTAG comes from the coding sequence GTGGAGACAGAAACAACAATTCAGCGCAAACTGGCTGTGGCGCGCGACGAGGGGCAGGGCGCACCGCGTTCGATCTTGCGTGCGATGCGGCTGGGGTTGGCTCGGGCGGCGGCGGACACGCTGGATTTGTCGATGACGGTGATTGGGGCCACACAATGTCGGCGCACCCAGGATGGATTGCAGGACACCGTTCCCCAGGATCGCTTGTATGTTCTGATGTCAGGACCAGAGGGGCTGTTGGGGGCCGCTTGTTTCGATCGGGTGTGCGTGACATCGGTCATTCAACAACAGACAATGGGCACCGTCTTTTCCGTTCCAGAGGGCGAGCGTGCCTTTACCGGCACGGATGCGGCAATGATCGCTCCGCTGATCGATGCATTTCTACCCCGTGCGCGGGACCTGAGCGAGGCGGTTCTGGATCGATTGTGTCTGGACGGATATCAATACGCAATTCGGGCCGAAGATCGGCGCAACTTAATCTTGTCGCTGGAATATGAGAGTTTTCGTCTGTTTGATCTGACCGTCGAAATCGGCGGCGGCGTGGCCCAAGGGCAGATCACGTTGATCTTGCCTGATCAACCAGAACCCGCCGACGAGACATTGGATGGGAACTCTGAGATGTCAGGGCTCGAGAAGAGCTTTGGGGTTATGCGGGCCGAACTCACTGCAGTAATCTCACGCGTGCAGCTTCCACTTTCGGCCTTTGCGGGGATGCAGCCCGGGGACTTGCTGCCGTTGATCGGGGACAAGCTGGATAAGACCGAGGTGCTGACGATCGAAGGGAAAAAGATTGCCGTCGGGCGATTGGGACAGTGCCGCGGTATGCGTGCCCTGCGACTGAACGAGCGCTTACCGGAACTTGAGCCACCCAACCCGGATGCCGGGTTCTCCGAGCATGGCACGCCCGAAACGGCGCCTTTGACACTGGTGGATCCGGACATCATCGAACACTCGTCCAGTGTCGAGGTCGCAGCTGATACCCTGGACGGCGGTGACATGGGCAGGGTCGCAGGAACCCGCCCCCTGACCGAAACAGATCAAAACTTTGCCCATCTCAGCCCGGAACAGGCCGTGGCTGAAATTTCGGAACTTGCGGGGCTGCCTGCTGGGTCAGATGAGTTGGATACAGCGGGCTGA